In Armatimonadota bacterium, one DNA window encodes the following:
- a CDS encoding methylmalonyl-CoA mutase family protein, with translation MAQMKIDDEVGKAAPTRDADFTSLSGRELLPVYDRSDVSDEDLGENLPLPGEYPYTRGVHPTMYRGKLWTMRQFAGFGSAHQTNERFRFLLEKGQTGLSTAFDNPTLYGWDSDHPLSEGEVGKTGVAVDTLADMEVLFGGIPLDKVSTSMTINAPAAWVFAMFLANAEKRGIPFAKLRGTIQNDILKEYIAQKEWIFPPEPHMRLITDMFAFCAEHVPQWNTISVSGYHIREAGATAAQELAFTLADGFCYVEHALEAGMKVDDFAPRLSFFFNSHLDFFEEIAKLRAARRIWARHLKEKYGSTSPRSWLCRFHVQTAGCSLTAQQPEINIVRTALEALAGVLGGCQSLHTNSMDEALALPSDKAVEIALRTQQVIAFESGVANVADPLGGSYYVERLTRDLEDEAEKYFAEIEQLGGMVKAIENGFPQREITRSAYEYQKALSAKRKIHVGVNEYVHEDEKLEIPLLEIDETVEREQIANLKALRESRDNVAVKDRLDKLERAARTKENLIPHLLDCSRHYVTLGEISATLIRVFGEYRETAFY, from the coding sequence ATGGCGCAAATGAAGATCGACGACGAGGTCGGAAAGGCCGCTCCCACGCGAGATGCCGATTTCACGAGCCTTTCGGGGCGAGAGCTTCTGCCGGTCTACGATCGGTCCGACGTGTCTGACGAGGACCTGGGAGAGAACCTTCCGCTGCCGGGCGAATACCCCTACACCCGGGGCGTCCACCCCACGATGTATCGCGGAAAGCTCTGGACGATGCGCCAGTTTGCCGGCTTCGGCAGCGCCCACCAGACCAACGAGCGCTTCCGATTCCTGCTGGAAAAAGGACAGACCGGCCTTTCGACGGCCTTCGACAACCCAACGCTCTACGGTTGGGACTCCGACCATCCGCTGTCCGAGGGCGAGGTCGGCAAGACAGGCGTTGCGGTCGATACGTTGGCGGACATGGAGGTTTTGTTCGGCGGCATCCCGCTGGACAAGGTCTCGACCTCGATGACGATCAATGCGCCTGCCGCGTGGGTATTCGCGATGTTTCTGGCGAACGCCGAGAAGCGCGGAATCCCGTTCGCCAAGCTTCGAGGAACCATCCAGAACGACATCCTGAAGGAGTACATCGCACAGAAGGAGTGGATCTTCCCGCCGGAGCCTCACATGCGGCTCATTACCGACATGTTCGCCTTTTGCGCGGAGCACGTGCCCCAGTGGAACACGATCTCGGTCAGCGGCTACCACATCCGGGAGGCGGGAGCCACCGCGGCGCAGGAGCTTGCATTCACCCTCGCGGACGGCTTCTGCTACGTCGAACACGCCCTCGAAGCCGGGATGAAGGTCGACGATTTCGCCCCACGCCTTTCCTTCTTCTTCAACTCCCACCTCGACTTCTTCGAAGAGATCGCCAAGCTGAGGGCCGCGCGCAGGATTTGGGCCAGGCACCTCAAGGAGAAGTACGGTTCGACCAGCCCCCGATCCTGGCTCTGTCGGTTCCACGTTCAGACGGCGGGTTGCAGCCTCACGGCCCAGCAGCCAGAGATCAACATCGTGCGCACCGCGCTCGAAGCGCTCGCCGGTGTGCTCGGTGGCTGCCAGAGTCTTCACACGAACTCGATGGACGAGGCACTCGCGCTTCCTTCAGACAAGGCCGTGGAGATTGCACTTCGCACTCAGCAGGTGATCGCCTTTGAAAGCGGCGTGGCCAACGTCGCCGATCCGCTTGGCGGCTCCTATTACGTTGAGCGCTTGACGCGGGACCTGGAGGATGAGGCCGAGAAGTACTTCGCCGAGATCGAGCAACTTGGCGGGATGGTCAAGGCCATCGAGAACGGCTTCCCACAACGTGAGATCACAAGGTCGGCTTACGAGTATCAGAAGGCTCTTTCGGCCAAGCGCAAGATCCATGTGGGCGTGAACGAGTACGTCCATGAGGATGAGAAGCTGGAGATTCCGCTGCTTGAGATCGACGAGACGGTCGAACGCGAGCAGATCGCCAACTTGAAGGCGCTGCGCGAAAGCCGCGACAACGTGGCCGTAAAGGACCGCCTCGACAAGCTCGAGAGGGCCGCGAG
- the meaB gene encoding methylmalonyl Co-A mutase-associated GTPase MeaB, which yields MRLRRRRTLAYVKSSKPTPIHPQSLSNELVDAYLSGSRLALARVITRVENDPSLFPALRKALDGRLGKGVRIGITGPPGVGKSTLTSAIALGLAGKGHKVGVIAVDPSSPFTGGAFMGDRVRMDALVGNPDIYVRSLASREGHGGLSPSTPYVAEVIEGYGMDRILIETVGVGQAELDVLRCADIVVLVLQPSTGDTIQTLKAGIIEAADLIVVNKADLPGIDSALQSLRFLFSLSGPRPDKPAPPVLATSAQQSSGIEKVIAEIEKQAGELISSGRHEAMRARRLVEEIRQSIQKELWTAFDSTIGADAAIAKEAAKLAKTGGSPYEFVRKACAKVRIEPVK from the coding sequence ATGAGGCTGCGGCGACGCAGAACCCTGGCCTACGTGAAAAGCTCCAAGCCCACCCCCATCCACCCGCAGAGCCTCTCAAACGAGCTCGTCGACGCCTATCTCTCCGGGAGCCGGCTGGCATTGGCGCGGGTGATTACCCGTGTGGAGAATGACCCCAGCCTCTTCCCTGCCCTTCGCAAGGCCCTGGACGGCAGGCTTGGGAAAGGAGTTCGAATCGGCATCACGGGGCCCCCTGGCGTCGGCAAAAGCACCCTGACTTCTGCAATCGCTCTAGGTCTGGCAGGTAAGGGCCACAAGGTGGGCGTTATCGCCGTCGATCCCTCCAGCCCGTTCACCGGTGGCGCCTTTATGGGTGACCGCGTGCGAATGGACGCCCTGGTCGGGAACCCCGACATTTACGTCCGGTCGCTCGCATCGCGCGAGGGCCACGGAGGCCTATCGCCTTCGACCCCATACGTCGCCGAAGTCATCGAAGGCTATGGCATGGACCGCATCCTCATCGAGACCGTTGGGGTTGGCCAGGCGGAACTCGACGTGCTGCGATGCGCGGATATCGTGGTGCTGGTCCTCCAGCCCAGCACGGGAGACACGATTCAGACTCTCAAGGCTGGGATTATCGAAGCGGCCGACCTGATCGTCGTCAACAAAGCAGACCTTCCCGGAATAGATTCTGCGCTTCAGTCCCTCCGGTTCCTCTTCAGCTTGAGCGGCCCTAGACCCGATAAGCCTGCTCCGCCGGTGCTCGCGACGAGCGCTCAGCAATCTTCCGGCATCGAAAAGGTCATAGCCGAGATAGAAAAGCAAGCCGGCGAGCTGATCAGCTCCGGCCGACACGAGGCGATGAGAGCCAGACGGTTGGTCGAAGAGATAAGGCAGTCCATCCAAAAGGAGCTTTGGACGGCCTTCGACAGTACCATCGGCGCGGACGCCGCCATTGCCAAAGAAGCCGCAAAGCTGGCGAAAACGGGCGGCTCCCCATACGAGTTTGTGAGAAAAGCGTGTGCGAAGGTGCGTATCGAGCCCGTAAAGTAA
- a CDS encoding BlaI/MecI/CopY family transcriptional regulator, giving the protein MNKNERLSLGASEAEVLTYIASHPGVTVGQVAQYFASAKGWVRTTLQTTMDRLLAKGLLRRQSGEGIARYESTMSSENIREGLVSTFVEGTLGGSLSPFVAYLSGGANITEQDHAELKRLVEELDRRRGK; this is encoded by the coding sequence ATGAACAAGAACGAACGCTTGAGCCTCGGCGCCTCGGAAGCCGAAGTGCTGACCTATATCGCGAGCCATCCTGGCGTCACCGTCGGCCAGGTGGCTCAGTACTTTGCTTCAGCCAAAGGTTGGGTGCGAACCACCTTGCAGACGACGATGGATCGCCTCCTGGCAAAGGGCCTTCTTCGGCGACAATCCGGGGAAGGCATCGCCCGGTATGAGAGCACCATGAGTTCTGAGAACATCCGAGAGGGGTTGGTGAGCACCTTTGTCGAGGGCACGTTGGGCGGCTCGCTTTCGCCTTTCGTTGCCTATCTGAGCGGCGGAGCGAACATAACGGAGCAAGACCACGCGGAATTGAAGCGGTTGGTCGAGGAGTTGGACAGGAGGAGAGGGAAGTGA
- a CDS encoding M56 family metallopeptidase gives MIETSAVALLGAALSASPLVLFALASGRCPKLSPRFRLWSGRIAFLKLLLGLLPLGIWIQTRVPVGSGTGSDTQTPMLWAFLLSVWLLGVLAVLGDMASSAMRTRAVVRLAKPLAVQPEHGVQFLEVQGAACPMATGWLHPKLLLPPNFDQQAQQSAVQHELAHVRHADLVWSVFYRIVCAVFWFHPLAFVLEREVHLWQEVVADQSACMAAATSPAEHAVLILAATRNEPTALIATALSGDGRLVKRRMEAIFQQGSGSKALLLAGILIGFACLAPAWVPYSREVRSIPARSRALAEPINAPSVEMATRAQ, from the coding sequence GTGATCGAAACCTCGGCTGTAGCTCTACTTGGAGCAGCGCTCTCAGCTTCTCCGTTGGTCCTCTTTGCGCTCGCGTCGGGGCGATGCCCGAAGCTGTCGCCTCGGTTCAGGCTTTGGTCCGGACGCATTGCGTTTCTCAAGCTCCTGCTCGGGCTGCTTCCGCTCGGAATCTGGATTCAGACCCGAGTTCCCGTTGGGTCCGGAACGGGCAGCGACACGCAGACCCCAATGCTATGGGCTTTCCTTCTTTCAGTCTGGCTCTTGGGCGTTTTGGCCGTCCTGGGGGACATGGCCTCCTCTGCGATGAGAACGAGAGCGGTGGTCCGTTTGGCCAAGCCTCTCGCGGTTCAGCCCGAACATGGCGTCCAGTTCTTGGAGGTTCAGGGGGCGGCTTGCCCCATGGCCACCGGGTGGCTCCATCCAAAGCTACTGTTGCCCCCCAACTTCGATCAGCAGGCACAGCAGTCCGCCGTTCAGCATGAACTTGCTCACGTTCGCCATGCCGACTTGGTCTGGAGCGTCTTCTACCGGATCGTCTGCGCGGTGTTCTGGTTTCACCCGCTGGCCTTCGTCTTAGAAAGGGAAGTACACCTTTGGCAGGAGGTCGTTGCAGACCAGTCGGCATGTATGGCAGCGGCAACATCCCCTGCCGAACACGCCGTTCTGATTCTTGCCGCCACCCGGAATGAGCCAACCGCGCTCATCGCAACGGCCCTTTCCGGCGATGGGCGGCTCGTCAAGAGGCGCATGGAGGCGATCTTTCAGCAGGGAAGCGGCTCAAAAGCGCTTCTTCTGGCAGGCATCCTGATCGGCTTTGCCTGTCTGGCTCCAGCTTGGGTGCCCTATTCCAGGGAAGTCCGGAGCATTCCAGCCCGTTCGAGGGCTCTGGCGGAACCCATCAACGCCCCTTCCGTCGAGATGGCCACACGAGCTCAATAA
- a CDS encoding glycosyltransferase family 4 protein encodes MRVMMLSWEYPPRIVGGISPHVFELSRELVKAGVEVHVVTKATPQAPDEEVETSGVHVHRVHLEREPDNFIHEIQLLNDATERRVRQLLEDWRPGGRPTVFHAHDWLSLDAARELKYEYQLPIVATIHATEEGRNGGIWNDLQKYIHEQEYWLTYEAWRVIVCSEYMKGEVQESFDVPADKIDVIYNGIDASKFEFDWPQSEFAEYRSRYAMPDEKIIIYVGRFVREKGIHVLLDAASVILAKEPKAKFVIVGGGKRDRFEDFVRWYGLSEKVCFTGFMANRSLHQLYRVADVAVFPSLYEPFGIVALEGMAAGIPVVASDAGGLKEVVLHDVTGTLSFANNPESLAWGILRVLGDPDRAGRLNANARVRLKTDFDWAQLAQATASVYKRVWDEFLSSHWAERTLWPVTAGAEERARVLRVREMAERGEVAAKATPSVAVTPELGRISFKEHEADVSPQ; translated from the coding sequence ATTCGCGTGATGATGCTCTCCTGGGAATATCCTCCCAGGATCGTCGGCGGCATCAGCCCTCACGTTTTTGAGCTTTCCCGTGAATTGGTCAAAGCGGGTGTCGAGGTTCATGTGGTCACCAAGGCGACGCCTCAGGCGCCCGATGAAGAGGTCGAAACCAGCGGCGTCCACGTCCACCGAGTTCACTTGGAGCGCGAGCCCGACAACTTCATTCATGAAATCCAGCTCCTCAACGACGCTACTGAGCGCCGCGTCCGACAGCTCTTGGAGGACTGGCGCCCTGGCGGACGCCCGACGGTCTTTCACGCCCACGACTGGCTCTCGCTCGACGCCGCGCGGGAGTTGAAGTACGAATACCAACTTCCGATCGTCGCGACGATCCACGCCACCGAGGAGGGCCGCAACGGGGGCATTTGGAACGACCTTCAGAAGTACATCCACGAACAGGAGTATTGGCTCACCTATGAGGCTTGGCGGGTTATCGTGTGCTCTGAGTACATGAAAGGGGAAGTTCAGGAGAGCTTCGATGTGCCCGCCGACAAGATCGACGTCATCTACAACGGGATAGACGCCTCCAAGTTCGAGTTTGACTGGCCCCAATCCGAGTTCGCCGAGTATCGCTCTCGCTATGCGATGCCCGACGAAAAGATCATCATCTATGTGGGCCGGTTTGTGCGGGAAAAGGGCATTCACGTGCTTCTCGACGCCGCCAGCGTGATCCTTGCAAAGGAACCCAAAGCGAAGTTCGTCATTGTCGGCGGCGGCAAGCGAGACCGTTTCGAGGACTTTGTGCGGTGGTACGGCCTCTCGGAGAAGGTCTGTTTCACTGGGTTTATGGCCAACAGGAGCTTGCACCAGCTTTACCGGGTCGCCGACGTGGCGGTCTTCCCTTCTCTCTATGAGCCGTTCGGAATCGTCGCGCTCGAGGGCATGGCGGCGGGCATTCCGGTTGTCGCCAGCGACGCAGGCGGTCTGAAGGAGGTCGTGCTCCACGACGTCACTGGAACCCTCAGCTTTGCCAACAACCCAGAGTCTCTGGCCTGGGGGATTTTGAGGGTGCTGGGGGATCCGGATCGAGCCGGCCGACTGAACGCCAACGCACGGGTTCGGCTCAAGACCGACTTCGACTGGGCGCAGCTTGCCCAAGCCACTGCGAGCGTCTACAAGCGAGTTTGGGACGAGTTCCTTTCGAGCCACTGGGCTGAGCGGACGCTGTGGCCCGTCACCGCCGGTGCCGAAGAGCGGGCACGGGTGCTTAGGGTGCGCGAGATGGCCGAGCGCGGTGAGGTTGCTGCCAAGGCGACTCCGTCCGTGGCGGTCACCCCTGAATTGGGCCGAATCAGCTTCAAAGAGCACGAGGCTGACGTCTCGCCCCAGTAG